The genomic DNA AGCCGGCATCACCCCGGATATCGTCTGCCTGTCCAAATCGATCTCCGGTTACGGCCTACCAATGGCGCTGACCCTGTTCAGCCCAGAACTCGATGTGTGGGCACCGGGCGAGCACAACGGTACCTTCCGTGGCCACAACCCAGCCTTTGTCACCGCAACTGCCGCACTGCGCCGCTACTGGGCCGATGACTCCTTCCAGAACGGTCACCTGGTCAAAGTCATTGAAATGGTCCAAGATGCGCTGACCAAGATCGCCATCGAAGTTGAAGGTACCTCCGTCAAAGGCCGCGGCCTGCTGACCGGACTGCGCTTCAGCGACACCGACGTTGCCGGCAAGATTTCGGCCAAGGCCTTCGAAAAGGGTCTGCTGATGGAAACCTCCGGCCCAGAAGATGAAGTCATCAAGCTGATGCCAGCACTGAACATCGACCTGGTTGTCCTGGAACGCGGCCTGAATATCCTGGCCGACTGCGTCAGCGAGGTCACCGGACAAGAGATCACCCTGGTACTGGGCGACACCGCCAAGGCCTAAGAGAGGAACACTTTTTCATGATCGTAACTCAGCTAGAAGACCTCAACGGCACCGAGCGTGACGTCACGGCCGAAACCTGGCGCTCCCGCCGCATCGTCCTAGCCCGTGAAGGCGTTGGCTTTTCGATGCACGACACCGTCATCTATGCGGGCACCACCTCAACGTTCCACTACGAGAACCACATCGAGGCCGTGTACTGCGTCCAAGGTGAAGGCACCCTGACCAACGAAGAAACCGGGGAAGTCCACCCGTTGCGGGACGGCACCCTGTACCTGTTGGATGGCCACGAGAAACACACCGTGCGCGCCGAAACCGAACTGCGCATGGCCTGTGTCTTCAACCCACCGGTTACCGGTCGTGAAACCCACGACGAATCGGGTGTCTACCCGCTGGTGACCGAAGAAGGCGCGGACCGCAAGGTCCCGACCGGCGCTCGGGTTGGCGAAGAATCCAAGATCGCCAGCCAGGCTACAGAACCAGCAACGACTGCCTAAGGTTCAATAGACCACACCTTGAATAGCGGGTGTCGCACTGTCTCACAGTGCGGCACCCGTTGTCATGTGTAACCACCTGGACGCCGCGGCGGTCTATGGTTGAAAGTTGCTGTAAGAAGTAGAGGATTCACGGCCGCGCTCCCGAGCCAAGGCCCAACGATTCCCGCTATGTAGCTTCTCTGATCACGACACCCTGAAGAAAGAGCAGATCGACTATGCCACGATCCATTAAAGCTGGAGTCGCCGCGGCTGCGATTGCCGGATTGGTTCTTACCGGCTGTGCCCGAGATTCCGATGTCCCAGCGTTTGACGACGTTGAGCCAGACATGTGGGAATCCATGGCCAATGCGGATGCCATGGCGATGACCGGTGTGCTCCCCGAAGCTATGGCCAGCGATGCCGCGATCATTGAAGACATGATCGGCGGGAACATCTCAGATCTGCAAATCTATGGATCGCTCAACGAATCGGCCACCGCAATCCGGCTGGGCGATGAGGACCCCATCATGTCGTTCTTTGACGATGAAGTCTATGTCTCCATGGACATGGTCTGGGAAACCATGGGCGACTTCCTGATGAGTAACGCGTCAGCAGAGGAGCGTGACCTCTTCGACCGCTTGGCTACGGATTTTGAGGGCGAATACCTCGATGTCAGCGACGATTACAACACCACCACCGATAGCGTAGATGTTGCTGACCTCCTCGAGGAAATGCGTTCAGCAGCTGAAGAAGGTCGTGCAGATGACGTCACGGGCTTCAATTTTGATGACCTGCATCCCGAGGGGGAGTACGCGCAGCTCGATAGGGAAACCGACGATACCGGCTGGTACTACGCAACGCAGGAAATGGCTGAAGGCGACATCATGAATGGTGTGGTTGACGAGTTCATTGTCCTTCCAACGGATCGTGAGAACCCTCGGTTGGACCGGATTCGTGACGGCGATACCCAGATGGAATTTTTCTGGGATGAAGAAGTTGAGATCCCAGAGAAACCAAGCGACGATCAGCTCGTTACTGAGCAGGACTTCATGGAAGCAGCCTTGGGCCAGTAAAGTTTAGACGTTAAAGATTTGATGGCGGGTGCTGCATAGCAGCACCCGCCATTATCTCAATTGGGAGAGAACCTCAGCTGCAGGGGTCCACTCGTGCGTACAGGATTATTGCTTCTGACGCCGTGCCGCTAACTCAGCATGCAACTGTCGGTGCGAGTCTTCTAAGCCGAGCAGCTCTACCGTATTGGTTCTCACTTGCTCGACATCACGACGGTTACACATTGGCGAGAATATCCTTGACCGCGCGGAAGTCCCGGTTTTTCTCTAGCTGCAGGCTTTCGACCATGGCTTCGAAGACACCGTGGTGGGTGAGCTGGCCGTTATAGGCGTTCAGTCCGGCAGCGAGTCCTTCATCAGCGGCGAGTGCTTTGGCCCAACCCTGGGAGGCGACTCGCTGGATGTATGGCAGCGTGGCGTTGGTCAGCGCAGCCGTCGAAGTTTGTGGCACACCACCCGGCATATTGGAAACACAGTAGTAGATCTTGTCGCCAACCTTGTAGGTCGGGTTCTCATGAGAGGTTGGTCGAGAGTTCTCGAAACAGCCACCCTGGTCGATGGCAATGTCTACCAGGACGGAGCCGGGGCGCATGCGTTCGACCATTTCGGCGGTCACCAGTTTTGGCGCAGCGGCACCGGGGATCAGCACAGACCCGATGACAAGATCCGCCTCGGCAACGGCTTCGGCAATATTCATGGCATTGGAGGCGAGGGTATCCAGGCTGCTGCCGTGGACCTGTTCGAGCTCGGATAGGCGTTCAAGGTTCAGATCGATGACTTTCACGCTGGCACCCATGCCCGCGGCAATGACACCGGCTGCTTCACCTGCGACACCGCCACCGATGACCACCACATTGGCGCGACGGGTACCGGGTACTCCACCCATCAGCACACCGGATCCACCCTGGGCTTGGGTGAGGTGATAGGCGCCAGCAACCGGGGCGAGTCGACCAGCCACCTGGCTCATCGGTGCCAGCAATGGCAGGGCACGGCCGCGAGTGACGGTTTCATAGGCCAGCGCAGTGACTTTGGAATCCAGAATAGCTTTGGTGCATTCTGCTGAGGCCGCGAGGTGGAGGTAAGCAAACAGGATTTGGCCTTGACGCATGCGGGCCAGTTCTTCACCGATGGGTTCTTTGACCTTCAGGATCATTTCGGCGCGTTCCCACACCTGTGCCACGTCGTCTACGATTTCTGCACCGACGGACCGGTAGTCCTCATCGCTGATACCGGAGCCCACGCCGGCGCCCGCTTGGACCAGTAACGTATGGCCGGCTTTGACCAGTTCGTGCACACCACCTTGGGTGAGCCCGACACGGTTTTCGTTATTCATGATTTCTTTGGGAACGCCAATTAACATAAGCCCAGGTTACTCCTTTTTCTCGTGCTCTGGCAGTACATCCCTCATGAATGAGATACAAGTGTTCTGAGCGCTTTTGAGTTCAGTTTTATGAGTACGCATTTGGATTCATGCAATTCAACTTAGGCTCCCCGTTGCTGATCGGGCCCTTGACATAGAACTTGACCGGCTCGCTCAGCTGGTCACTGCCTTCGATTCTGGCTTGGACGGTAAATTCGAGTTCGGCCATTTTGTCGAGTACTTCAGTGTCTGGTAAGAACGGGCCAAACTCACGGTCACGCGTCGTATGAGCACCTTTGTAGTCGGCTACTACGAGATCCCGCCAGGACACCTCGTAGACCACATTTTGTCCGTCGAGGTTCGCCGGTTGTTCCCATGTGAGTTTTACCGGATGCGGCGGAGGCCCCGATTCTTTCTCGCATTGGTAATTTTGTACCGGGCCGGGGACGATGACTTCTGGCAGCTTGGCTTCAAAGGTAGCGCTCAAAGTTCTGGAATCAGACCATGCGGCATCGGTGAGAACGACCCGGCTAAAGCCTGCGACCATGATCGCTAGGAGCAGCACCCTTGCCACGATGAGACCGGCAAGTCGTCGGGGTGAGATGTTACCCATGCTTGACACCATGCTTGGCGCGGCGGCCATCTGCACGGTGTGCCGCGTTGTGTTGCACGAGGACCGAGGCCAATGGGCCTACCCGAGTTGCGGGGTGTTTACGGGAGACCGGAGCGCCCAGCTCAATCAACGTTGTTGGTGTTTCATCCGTAGAATTTGTGTCTTCGGCATCGGGTTGGGACCCTCCATTGCGCGGCCAGAAGGCCCAGATGACCAGTGCCGATGCACCGAGAGTGAGACCACCTAGGACGAGTGGGTTTTGCAGCTGCTGAATAACAGGTGCGACTCCAGGAATTGAAAAGAAGGTGCGTTGCACGGTCGTTGCCGTATATGGGTCTTGGTCGTCGAAGTCGTTGGCATCACCTCGCATCACAAAAGTGACCGCTCCAGAACCTTCGTCGACCTCGCTAATCTCGGTCACACGGTGAGTGACAGGGAGTAGCCCGGCGCCTCGATCGACGGTGATGATGTCACCCTCTTGCATCTCAGTGGCAGGGATTTCTTTGACCAGGGCAATATCGCCGGCCGAGATTGTGGGGTGCATGGAACCGGTGCGGAACATCATGATGGAGATGTTCATGCTAAAGCCCAAAATGACCAAAATGATGGAGATCGCGCCGCCTACTGAAAGGAGCCCCAGGAGGATATCCCCAAGGCGAGTTGCGAAGCGTTTATGGTGTGACTGATTGCGCATGGAACGTCCAAGAGTAGTCTGCCGTCAAATTTTGTGTCTCGTTGGTGGCTTCTGGATCGAGCTGAACTTCAAAACAGTAGGCGACCGTTTCACCCTCGCCAACTTGTAAGTGTTGTGTCGTGGAAGCATCGGCCGCCCCACTCATCGAGACATACTCGCCGTTTTCTCCGAACACATAGGTATCGTATGAATCGAAGGTACCCTCCGTGCAGGTCATGTCGGTCGCGTCTGTAACCGGGTCCACCGTGACGGCTCGGAACCGGAGTGCAGTGTTCAAACCTTCCGTATCGCCAAGCCCAGACACTGTAATGTCCCCGTCAACAGTGGTATCAGGGCTAAGGCGTAGAACAACCGGCGCATAGACACTGTGACCCGGAGCAAGAGCAGTATTTTCGAAGTGGATGGTTTCCGTAGATTCCCAATCTTTGCCTAAGGTGTTGGCTTCGAGTGCAAATTCTCCGGTCGTAAATTGGCCTGTGGTCATTTCTTCATCGGTCCAGGCAGCCAGCGTCGCGGAGGCGCCGACGCCTAGCACCAGCCCACCTGCTGCTAATGCTTGAATTTTCCGACGTCGTTGCCCCTGTCCATCACGGCGGCGCTGTCTTAGCGTGCGCCGTGACGAACGATGCTGAGACGGAGTCTCGTCACGGGACATGTCTGAGTCATCCTCGATTAGTTGGTTGATTCGTCTAATTGGGCGGTGAAGGTCCATGTTGGGTTGACGGTTTTGCCCTTTTCTAGGGTCTCCGACGCACTAACGTGGAAGCACAAGACTTCCGCATCGCCAGCTGCGTTGCCGTCTCCGGCGTGAAGTTTGAAACCTGCTGCAGATGCAGGTTTGAACTCTAAGCCTGGATCGCATTGGCCGTCAGCGCCGGCTTTAGCGAGGCGATAATCAAGGCCCTTGATGTAGTCATCGTCTGATGGCGCGCCCATCGTGACTACTGCGTCGTGGCCTGTGTCTGCACTGAGTCGCAAAGCAAATGGTGCGATAAGTTCTTGACCCGGTGCAAGGTTCTTGGCGATGTCGAGGTCAAAGTCTAGGATTGCGTCGTTTCCGGGATGTGATTTGAAATCTTCACCGTTGGTGCTGGATTCTAGGACGAAATCACTCGACGAAAAACTGGCATTTGCCCATTCCTGATCGGTCCACGACGCAAACGTGACGACGGCGCCGACACCTAGCACAAGTCCACCGGCCAACAGGGCTTTGGCTTTTTTAGAGGTGTTCTTCTGAGTGGTAACGGTGTTGGACATAAAATCTCCTGGAATTCGAAGTGATGAAATGCCCTGGTCGGGCCGCGTTACTCGCTGGTAACATTACTCAATAGTAATTAAACTTTGAAGGAAATTCCAGTTATCTCATTGTCTTGTGGTATGAAGTTGATCACGCAAAAGCGGTCTAGCACAGATTCGTGCTAGACCGCTTGATCAGTGGAGACTCTCTTAGTTATTAGATAGTGGCCGTAGCCTGACGTTGCCTGCGGCAAGTTCGACCGCGATCTGATGCTGGCTTTCGTTGGCTGTGTTCAGCCGGTTATCCAAGTTCCCGGCTGCTACCTCTGAGGTGATCGCATAGGTCTCGTCGGGCAGAGTCAGATCCAATCGTCCGGCGCTGACTTCAATTTCCGTTGCAGTTGGTGCGGCTCCGGTGAGCTCGGCATTGATGCGTCCGGCCGCGACTTCAAAACTCGAGGATTCGACGTCGGCAAGGTTCAGGTTCATGCTGCCGGCGTTTGTTTGCGCATCCAGTCCACGGGCGCTGCCCTCTACGCGTGCTTCACCCGCGTTGAGCTCTACGACAAGTTGATCAAAATCCCCGGTAGCGATCAGGCGACCGGCGCCCAAATCCAGTTCGGCGTTGAGGCTGCCGTCATTGAGTTCTTCCGGCAGCGTGAGGGTTACACGGTTATCGCCGCTATTGGCACCGAACCAGTCCCAGCTGAACCAGCGGCTGGGTGTATCCACCACCAGGGTGGTGTCGTGTCTGGTCAGTTCCCAACGATCTGCGCTGACGCCGGATGTTTCCAAGGTGGCTTCGTTGACCTCAGCGAACTCCAGGGTGAATTGGCCCGCACTGGCGTTGACATCGAGGGCGGTGACCCCTGCGGTGTCGGCGGCCAGGGTTGCGGAACCACGTGACAGACCGAGCACGGAAGAGAAGATGGTGGTGGTTAACATGACCACCAGGGTGATGCCTCCGATGACCGCCAATAAGATCATCAGCGGTTTTGTGGCATTCGATCGCCTGGGTGCCGGGTCGGGCAGTGGTGGTTGGGTTTCATAGGGAGTGTATTGGGTGGTCATGGCGTGTCCTGTCGTGACTGCGGGCTGGTCGCCTGGTTTTCGATGTGTGCCAGGGCGGCCAGTACGCGTCGGTTGCCGGTGCCGTCTGCTTCGAGTTCAAGTTTTTGGAAGATCGCGGTGATGTGTTTTTCCACGCTGGCTTCAGACAGATGCAGGAGCGCGGCGATGGCGTGGTTCGATTTGCCTTCGGCCACTGCCGCCAACACGGTGCGTTCGCGGTCGGTGAGCCGTTGCATGCGATTGTCGTGATGCGTTCTGGTCAACAGTTGTGCCACCACTTCCGGGTCGAGGATGGTGCCGCCGGAGCGGATCTGCTCTAGAGATTCGACGAATTCGGCCACGTCCGCGACTCGGTCTTTGAGTAGGTAGCCCAGCGCCGCGGTGTGAGTCGAGATCAGCTCGGATGCATAGCGTTCTTCAACGTACTGGGATAACACCAGCAGCGGCAGTTTCGGGTAGCGCTCGCGAATCGTGATGGCCGCCCGAATGCCTTCATCGGAGTAGGTGGGTGGCAGCCGCACATCCAGGATCGCAAGATCCGGCATATCAGTCTCCAGCGTGGTGAACAGTTCGGTGGTGTCCGGCAGCGCAGCCGAGACTTCGTGGCCTGAGTGTTCTAATAGCCGCACCAGCCCTTCGCGTAGCAGGACCGAATCTTCACAAATTAGGATGCGCATGGCACGCTCACTTCCAGTGCTGTTGGACCGCCGGCGGGACTGTCGACGGTGATGGTGCCGCCGGCTGCAACCGTACGATTGGTGATTCCATCTAGTCCGCCGCCGGGCAGGACTTTGGCGCCACCGGTGCCGTTGTCTTCGACTCGAGCCCACATGTAGGCCCGACCGCTGTCATCTTCGCGCATCCGCACAGTGACGCGGGCTTCGGAAGCTCGGGAATGTTTGGCCGCATTGGTCAGGCCTTCGGCGATGGCGAAGTACACGGCGGCTTCAGCTGCGCGACCGCATCGGTGGGGGAGACGCACATCCAAGTTCACCGGAATATGCGACCGGCCCGCCACCGCTGACAGGGCGGCATCCAAACCACGGTCGTCCAGCACCGAGGCATAAATACCTCGGGTCAGTTGCCGCAGCTCAGTGATAGCCGCCTTGGTCGAGGTATGTGCTTCGTCGACGAGTTCCTTGGCGTGGGCAGGATTGTTGTCAATCTCTTGTTTGGCCAGCCCCAACGTCATGCCCACCGAGACGAGTCGGGGTTGGACACCGTCGTGCAGGTCGCGTTCGATACGAGTGCGTTCGACTTCAGCCGCTCGCATGGCACCTTCACGTTGCACGGTGGTGGTACGAACCTGTTCGGTCAGTTTCGATTCACGGGCGGTCGCACCGATGATTGCGGTGGCAAGGGTGCGGTGTAAGAACAGCACCCCGACGACCACGCCGGCACACAACAGCGCGAGAAGTATCAGCCAGGGCGCGTAGCTAGCCTGGATCTCGATCCCGAAGGCCGTAGTCACGGTCTCGGCCTCGGTCAGTGGTGCGAACGCGCTGATGAGTAGTCGCACCATGGCCTGAATCGCGGCCATCATGAGTGAACCCAGTAGACAGGCGAGTAAGAAGTTACCAAGGGCTGCCCACATGCGTCCGTGTGCGATGTTTCGTCCTAGTGATTTGAGGTATCCGACGAAGCCGCGTTGTGGATGCGAGCGCCAGGTCAGTCGCTGGGCCGGGATGTCATAGAGGCTTGCGACGCGTTCGATTTCGAACCAGGCGATCCCAAAGAGTGCGTAGAACACCCCGAGCAGAACGATCAAGCCCAGGCCGAGCACGATGATCAGCCCGGCTCCTAACCCGATGGCTCCGAATAATAAGCCGATGATGGCCCAACCGATCGTACCGAGGACGGCTAGGTGCAGCAGTGTCATACCCAGCCGGAGGGGTGGGCGAGCGGGCTTTGTTTCGGCTACCCGCTGGGTTTGTGTTGTTGAACTCATGCTTTAACAGTATGGCGCGGCGGTATAAAGCGATACAGAGAAATCCGGACACTTTAGTTATGGAAAACCCGAAAGGAAAGCTGCAGAGACTCCAGGCTTCTACCACTATCTGTGACGGGGACTACAGGAGTCTGAGCAAGATCCCTAGACTGTCAGTACTCCCCAGTCAGCCGAGCTTGAAAGGTCACAGCTATGACCATCAGCCGCACCGGAACACAGGTTTCCGCTCACGTTCGTGAACTCCACGGCGAACTCCGGCAGGAGTTATCGCGTCGCGGCGTATCGCAGGTGGCCGATTCGACGCTGGTCAAAGGTATGTATTCTTCTGATGCCAGTTTGTACCGGGTCATCCCGCAGGCTGTGGCTCGGCCGCAGCACGTTGATGAATTGCATGCCGTTCACGAGGTGGCTCACGCGCTGGGAGTGCCGGTGACCATGCGGGGCGCCGGCACCTCGATCGCTGGTAATGCGGTTGGTGAGGGGATCGTGGTGGACACTCGGGATCTGAACCAGATTATCGCCATTGATCCAGACTCCCGGACAGCTCGCGTGCAACCAGGCGTGGTGCATGCTGATCTGCAGCGCGCGGCCGCCCCGTACGGGCTGCGCTTCGGACCCGATCCTTCCACCCACCCGCGATGCACCATCGGTGGCATGATCGGCAATAATGCCTGTGGTTCGCGTGCACTGGGCTACGGCCGGACCGTCGATAATGTCGAAGCCTTATCGGTGTTATTCGGCAATGGTGAGCAAGGAGTATTTGACTCTCGGGTTGGCACCGCGCAAGGGGCCACGGCGCGGCAGTTGCTGCAGCTTGCTCGAAGCAATCTGGCCCATATTCGCACGAACTTCGGGCAATTTTCACGACAGGTTTCGGGGTATAGCCTGGAGCATCTCCTGCCGGAGCAACGCGGGCGGGTCGAGCGTTTTCTGGTTGGCAGTGAGGGCACATTGGCCACGGTGCTGGAAGCCGAAGTGCGCTTGGTTCCAGAAGACCCTCACCGACTCTTGCTCGTACTGGGCTATCCCACCGTTGGCGATGCCGCCGATGCAGTGCCCGAGATCCTGCGGGCCGCCCACCAAGAATTCGGCGAAGGCAGTCTCATCGCGTGCGAAGGCATGGATTCACGTCTTGTGGCGCTGGTGCGTTCGGCTGGCAAAGCAGTCCCGGACTTGCCACGGGGTGAGAGCTGGTTGTTCGTCGAAGCCGGCGGAGCGCACTCCCGGGCAGTGCTGGAAAGGGTGGCCGCTGCCTCCAATGCGATCGGTACCCGGGTTGTGGAGCGCCAAGACGAAGCTGCGGCGCTATGGAAGATCCGCGGCGACGGGGCGGGCATCGCCGCGATCAGCTTGCCCACCCAGGCGCATCCCGGATGGGAGGATGCAGCTGTCCCGCCAGAGCACCTGGGCGCGTGGATGCGAGAATTCGAATCCCTCTTGAAAGACTTCGGTCTCCAGGGTTACCCGTACGGACACTTCGGGGACGGCTGCATCCACTGCCGGATTGATTTTCCCCTCCGTCACGGCCACCCGGAGGGGACTGAAGTGTTTCGCGAGTTCATGTTGGCCTGCGCCGAGCGGTTAGCGGTCTATGGTGGCTCGCTTTCCGGTGAGCACGGGGATGGTCGCACCCGCTCAGAGCTGCTGCCCTACATGTACGATCAGACCTCCCTGGACCTGTTCGCCCAGGCCAAAGCGATCTGCGACCCGGATGATCTCCTCAACCCGGGCATCATCACCCGGCCGCAATCGGCCGAAGCCACCGCGGGACAGTCACCCGGCACGCACAGCATGACCGAGAACCTGCGCGCCGTTCAGCCCAAGCGGTCCCTACCCTGGCCCGGCCTGGGGCTGCCCCACGATGATGGGGATTTTGCGAGTGCAGTTCATCGGTGCACCGGGGTCGGGTCGTGTGTGGCCCCACAGACCACCGGCGTCATGTGCCCGTCGTATCTGGCAACCCGCCAGGAAAAAGATTCGACCCGCGGGCGGGCCCGCATTCTGCAAGAAGCCATGGACGGGACCCTGGTCCGTGGCCTACAAGACGCCGCGGTGCACGAAGCCCTAGACCTGTGCCTGTCGTGCAAAGGATGTGTCTCGGACTGTCCCACCGGCGTCGACATGGCGGCATATAAGGCTGAAGCCCTGTATCAAACCTACGACCGTGATGCTCACGGCCAGCCGCGACGCAAGCTGAGACCTCGTAGTCATTACCTGCTGGGGCGGATCCCGTTCTGGGCTGCGCTCGCCGCACCCATCGCGCCGGTGCTCAATACGGTGCTCCGACTGCCTCCATTAGCGGCTGCGGCCAAATGGGTGGCCGGGATGGATCAGCGCCGTTCGCTCCCCAAATTCGCTTCCCGAACCTTGCGACGGGCAGCAACCAACCTGACGCCCCGCGCGCAAGCCGATACCAAACAGCCCGATGTTTGGGTGTGGGCGGACTCCTTCACGAACCACTTCTTCCCGCAATCCGGGCTCGCGGCCATCCAATACCTGCAAGATCACGGGCTGCGGGTACAGGTCATCTCGCAGAAGGGATGCTGTGGTCTGCCCTGGATTTCTACCGGACAACTCGACCAAGCGCGCGAGCGCATCCATGGTGCTATTCAGATGCTCGAGCCCTATGTGAACTCTGGGGTGCCGGTCATCGCGCTGGAACCCAGCTGTTTAGCCACGCTGCGCAGTGACGCCGCCGAGCTGACCGACACCACCCAGGCTAAAACCGTAGCCGACGGGGTTCTGACGTTTGCCGAACTGCTGACGGCCCTTGTCGACGAGGGCCGAGTCGAACTGCCAGATCTGACTGGGGTGGATGTCGTCGCGCAGCCCCACTGTCATCAGTCTTCGGTCATTGGCTGGCAGGCAGATAGAGCACTATTAGAAATGGCTGGAGCCCAGGTCACCAGGGTGGCCGGTTGCTGTGGATTGGCCGGAAACTTCGGCGTCGAACAAGGCCACTACGAAACCTCGGTCGCGGTGGCAGAAACTTACCTGCTCCCCGCTATTCGGGACCAGCAACATCGTGCGGACACCGGAACCTCTGCTGACACAGTCGTCCTTGCCGATGGGATGTCGTGTCGGATTCAGCTCGATGACCTTGCCGATGTGCCAGCGCTTCATCTAGCCGAACTGTTGGCCGCACGCACGCGTGAGTCCAGAAGTTAGCGGGTCAGCTTCGGTGGCCAGTTGAGCAGTCGTTCTAACGGGCCCGGCCCCAACTTCGTCCACCACAAGTGCGCTAAAACGATGAAGGCCGCCGACATGACGGTGCTGATGAGGAATCCTTCAAGCAGGCTATCCGGCCCCGGGCGGACGAGCCATGCCAACACGAAGAGATGGGCCACATAAATCGTCAACGAGAGCCTGCCGGCAGAGATCAGCCACGTGAGACGGCGCGTCACCCACGGTTCGGCGCGTAAGAAAAGGCCAATGATCACCAGCGCGCTACCGCAGCTGGAGATCATCCATAATGGCATTTGCGAATGGCCTTCGGCTGACATCAGATGGTCCCAGCCATAGGCCGACGCGGGGAGACCATTGCTGGCGATGAGTGCGCCCGAGATGCCCAGAGGAATCAGTGTGGCCGCGGCGCCGTAGCCGATGAGCTGGTGTTGGAATCGGCGTTGACCGAGTTGGCACCGGCCGATGACCAGCCCGAGAAGAAATGGTGCCAACCAAATGAGCACGGGATAAGCCCCGGTGAGCAACGTGGCATGCGTGGCGGTCCACAGTGGGTCCGTGAATGACGGTGCCACGAAATTGAACGTGGTGGCGGTGACTTGTTGCAGATATAACCACAACAGTGGTCCTGCAACCAGACTGATACCGGCCAACGTCGACACCAGCCACGTGGGCGCTTTGAGCAGGGGAAAACCACATAAAAATAGCACCCCGTAGTAGGTCAGAATGACGCTGATGTCATGTTCCAACAGTTGGAGTGCTAAACCGCTGCCGATCAGCAGGATTGCCCGCCATAAGATGGTCTGCCACGGTAAGGGTGCGTTCTCGGTGCGTGCACGGCGCGTCATCAACGACATGCCGATGCCCGCTAGGAGCATGAACAGTAGCGATGCTCGACCGTGTGGAATATCGTAGAGCAACACGGCCACGTCAACATCGTCGGGTTCTTTCCGAGGCCCAACATTGACGGCCAGCATCCCGATGATGGCAAGAGCGCGCGCAGCATCGAGCCCGTGAAATCTTCGAGATTTACCGGTGCTGCTGCGATTGGGCGAGTTCAGGCCCGGAGCGTGGCTCATATCCGTGTTCGTATTCCGTACAGAGGTCATCAGAGTGGCAGTCTATGGTCTATAGCTGCATACTAACTGGACGACGCACCGAAAATCGTGTGATCAGGCCAAACACGCCGACATCAATAAAATACGCCAAATTGGTGCGTGTTACTGTGGCACAGTCGTTGCTCTGACCGGAAGGACACAGGTATCCCCGTATGTCGAGAACCAGACCGATGAAGCGGTCCCGTTTTCACGCCCTCGCATCCATGAGTCTGCTGACCGCACTGGTCGCAGTCGTCGGTTGCGCAGCCGAGCCGGAAGAACCAGAGCCCGCGCCGGCGAGCCCAGCGCCGCCGACACCAGAAGAGTCTCCCTCACCGACTGAAACCGAAACATCGGAACCGGCATCTGATGCGGCAGTCGAGCTGGAACAGTATGGTGTGGCGGCAGCGCATCCCGATGCCGTAGCAGCAGGAATTGAGATTCTGGATGCAGGCGGCAATGCGGTGGACGCAGCCATTGCGACCTCTTTTGCCATTAGTGTGGTCGAGCCCTACGCTTCGGGCATCGGTGGTGGTGGCGCAACACTGCTGTCCGGCCCCTCCGTGGGACCGGTCGGGTACGACTACCGAGAAAAGGTGGCCGTTGACGGGAACATCCCGGATTCCGGTACCGGCGTGCCGGGAATGGTTCACGGGATGGCCACGCTGCACGATGACCACGGCAGT from Enteractinococcus fodinae includes the following:
- a CDS encoding response regulator transcription factor, whose protein sequence is MRILICEDSVLLREGLVRLLEHSGHEVSAALPDTTELFTTLETDMPDLAILDVRLPPTYSDEGIRAAITIRERYPKLPLLVLSQYVEERYASELISTHTAALGYLLKDRVADVAEFVESLEQIRSGGTILDPEVVAQLLTRTHHDNRMQRLTDRERTVLAAVAEGKSNHAIAALLHLSEASVEKHITAIFQKLELEADGTGNRRVLAALAHIENQATSPQSRQDTP
- a CDS encoding DUF4097 family beta strand repeat-containing protein gives rise to the protein MTTQYTPYETQPPLPDPAPRRSNATKPLMILLAVIGGITLVVMLTTTIFSSVLGLSRGSATLAADTAGVTALDVNASAGQFTLEFAEVNEATLETSGVSADRWELTRHDTTLVVDTPSRWFSWDWFGANSGDNRVTLTLPEELNDGSLNAELDLGAGRLIATGDFDQLVVELNAGEARVEGSARGLDAQTNAGSMNLNLADVESSSFEVAAGRINAELTGAAPTATEIEVSAGRLDLTLPDETYAITSEVAAGNLDNRLNTANESQHQIAVELAAGNVRLRPLSNN
- a CDS encoding SipW-dependent-type signal peptide-containing protein, encoding MSRDETPSQHRSSRRTLRQRRRDGQGQRRRKIQALAAGGLVLGVGASATLAAWTDEEMTTGQFTTGEFALEANTLGKDWESTETIHFENTALAPGHSVYAPVVLRLSPDTTVDGDITVSGLGDTEGLNTALRFRAVTVDPVTDATDMTCTEGTFDSYDTYVFGENGEYVSMSGAADASTTQHLQVGEGETVAYCFEVQLDPEATNETQNLTADYSWTFHAQSVTP
- a CDS encoding signal peptidase I, whose amino-acid sequence is MRNQSHHKRFATRLGDILLGLLSVGGAISIILVILGFSMNISIMMFRTGSMHPTISAGDIALVKEIPATEMQEGDIITVDRGAGLLPVTHRVTEISEVDEGSGAVTFVMRGDANDFDDQDPYTATTVQRTFFSIPGVAPVIQQLQNPLVLGGLTLGASALVIWAFWPRNGGSQPDAEDTNSTDETPTTLIELGAPVSRKHPATRVGPLASVLVQHNAAHRADGRRAKHGVKHG
- the ald gene encoding alanine dehydrogenase; translation: MLIGVPKEIMNNENRVGLTQGGVHELVKAGHTLLVQAGAGVGSGISDEDYRSVGAEIVDDVAQVWERAEMILKVKEPIGEELARMRQGQILFAYLHLAASAECTKAILDSKVTALAYETVTRGRALPLLAPMSQVAGRLAPVAGAYHLTQAQGGSGVLMGGVPGTRRANVVVIGGGVAGEAAGVIAAGMGASVKVIDLNLERLSELEQVHGSSLDTLASNAMNIAEAVAEADLVIGSVLIPGAAAPKLVTAEMVERMRPGSVLVDIAIDQGGCFENSRPTSHENPTYKVGDKIYYCVSNMPGGVPQTSTAALTNATLPYIQRVASQGWAKALAADEGLAAGLNAYNGQLTHHGVFEAMVESLQLEKNRDFRAVKDILANV
- a CDS encoding SipW-dependent-type signal peptide-containing protein, whose protein sequence is MSNTVTTQKNTSKKAKALLAGGLVLGVGAVVTFASWTDQEWANASFSSSDFVLESSTNGEDFKSHPGNDAILDFDLDIAKNLAPGQELIAPFALRLSADTGHDAVVTMGAPSDDDYIKGLDYRLAKAGADGQCDPGLEFKPASAAGFKLHAGDGNAAGDAEVLCFHVSASETLEKGKTVNPTWTFTAQLDESTN